In Helicobacter anatolicus, the sequence ATCTTGTATGGTTGCCCACCTTTAAGAAGACTTACCATTTGTGCAAGGATAATTTCAAGTTTATTGCTTTCAAAACCTAAATGCTCTAAACTGGCTTTAATTCTGTTGATATAGCCATGATGATCTGCGCCCCAAATATTGATATAGTGTGCATATTTTCTTATAAATTTATCATGATGATAGATAATATCACCAGCCAAATAGGTAGGTTCATTATTGTCTCTAACAATAACACGATCTTTTTCATCTCCAAATATTTCAGATTTTAACCAAATTTTTTGATCTTTTTCATAAATAGCATTATGTGTTTTTAGTTTTTCTAAGATATCTTTCCATTGAGAATAAAGCTCTTTTTCACTCACAAAAAAGTCGAAGTTAATGCCAAGTTCCGAGAGATTACTTTTGATTTCTTCAAGCATTAGATCTTTGCCAAAAATACTGAGAATAGGAATATTTTCTTGTGTAAATATTTCTTTACCAAATTTTTCTAGAGCTAGTTTTGCAATATCTATGATATATTCACCTTTGTAGTAGTTTTCAGGATATTCTACACTTTGGTTAAGTAGATATTCTTGTCCAGCAAGCATGATGGATAGACCTAGCATTTGTATCTGAGCGCCTGCATCATTAATATAATATTCTGTTTTGATATTGTATCCAAGATAATTACCAACTTTTACAAGACTATCACCAAAAATAGCACCTCTTGCATGACCGATATGAAGGGGTCCTGTAGGATTTGCACTAACATATTCTAAGAGTATTGATTGTTCTTTTTTTGCAGGTGTAGCTTTGTGAAAAAGAGTATGATTTGCCATAGAATCTAAAAAATGTGAAGAAAGAGTGAGGTTGATATATCCTCCAATAACTTCGACTTTTTCAAAAATATCTATTTCTTGAATCTTTGGAGCTAGATCACTAGCAATATTTTGAGGAGATTTTTTATAAGTTTTAGCCAGAGTAAATGCAATAGGAGTTGCATAATGGCCAAAATCTTTATTTTTTGGCGTTTCTAAGCTAATATCTTGTAAGTCTAATTTAGCTTCTAATTGTGTTTTGATGGTTTGATACATCAATCTTCCTTAGATATTTTTGTATTTTTTACTTTTTCAGCTTTTGTAGCAGCAATTTTTTCTTGTTTTTTATTCTCTATCTCTTCTATTTCTTCTTCATCATCTTCTTTGATAGCTTTTTTAAAGTTTTTGATACCGCTACCAAGACCTTTTGCTAATTCCGGAATTCTTTTTGCACCAAATAGTAATACAATAACAAGCAAAACAATAACCCAATGCCAAATGCTTCCAAAACCACCCATAATTACTCCTTTTTTTAAATTATGAAAATTTTAAAGATTATACAAAAAAAATATTATTTTTATATAGTTTTCCATTTTTTGTTTAGTGCTAGAGCATCAAAATTTGTGCAAGAAAGCGAGTGGGCAATTGCCAGAATAGATTTTGATGCTTGATTGATATTATCATTAATAATTACAAAATCAAATTCATGGATATGTTGCATTTCTTCATAGGCATTTTGAATACGCTTTTGAATAGTGATGGCATCATCACTTTGACGAGATTCTAGACGCTGTTTTAAAATCATATCTGTAGGTGTTGTAATAAAAATAGATTTTGCAAAAGGATAGTATTTTTTAATAGAGCGATGTCCTTGCACATCAACATCAAATATAATTAAACGATCTTCTTTTAATGCATTTTCTATAGGAATTTTTGAGGTGCCATAATAGTTTTGATGCACTTGTGCCCATTCTAAAAATTTATTTTCCTTTATATCTTGTAAAAATTCTTTTTCTGTAACAAAAAAATATTCTCTACCATGCATTTCACCTTTTCTTGGTGCTCTAGTAGTTGTGGATATAGAAAAATAAAGATTGTCAAATTCTTGCTTTAAAATTTGAAAGAGAGTGCTTTTTCCACTTCCACTAGGCCCTGATAAGATAAGCATATTGTTATGCATTATTTTCCCTTGTTTATATTGATTGAAATATTGAGACTATTAAGAAGGTTTTCAAGTTCTTCTTGAGGAGTTTCTTTGATTAATTTGGCAAGATCTTTGGTGGTAATAGTATTTTGTGCTATATCTAATTCTTGGATTAATGATTGTTTATTGATTTTTATATTTTCTGGTTTATCAAAAGAGGTTTGCAAGGTTTGAGAAATTTCATTTTCATTGAGAGTTAGAGTATCAATTTCATTGTAGTTAAATTTTTTTTGTGCTAAAAATTGATGAATATTAAGAGGAGGTTCTGATTGTTCTGATTGTTCTGATTGTTCTGATTGTTCTGATTGTTCTGATTGTTCTCTATCAAAAAGCTCTATAAAGTCTGTTTCTGTGAGATGGTCAAGATCTTTATATAGAGCTTGACTGTTAGATTGTGTGGATATTATTTTAGTGGTAGGAGTATGTAGTGTTTGCGATGTTTCTGTATTTTTTGGAAAATTATTTAAAAAATCAAGATCGGACAACTTTGTAGTGATTTCATCAATGGAAGTCGAATTATGGTCTATTGGAGTTTGTGTCTCTTCTAATAATTTTTTTACTTCATTGATTTGATTAAGGTCAAGAACGCTTGATTGATCGGTATTATCACGATTTTCTGGTGTATTGGAGAGATAACTATCTAAATGTTCTAAAAAATCATTATTTGTTTGTATATCATCCCAGTTTTCTATTGAGGACTCTTTAGATAAATGTAAATCTTCAAGCAACTCATCTTTATCTTTTGTATCGACCTTTTTTGCCATGTTTTCCGTATCTATTGCTTCAGGGGTTGTATTTTTCGCAGTTGCAACATCAGGCGCTAAATTATTTTCAGTATTCGCTTTTGTAGAAGAAAGCGTGAGATCAAAATCTTGTAAGAATTTATCGTCAAAAGGGTTATTTTGCATATCTAATGCGTTGAAAAACTCATCAAGTTCTTTCTCTTTGTTGGAAGTATTAGGAGGCGTAAATTCTAGAGAATTTAAATTATCAGTAGAGTTATCTTTCGGATTTGATAGATCTTGATGAGAAACTAAAAAGTCAAAATTTACAATCTTATTTTCTTTTTCAGAATCTATAGAGTTTTGAGAAAGACTAGTTTCTGAATTTTTTTCTTGATTTTCAACGGATTGCGAAATTGTTGAAGTTTCTGTAGATATTGAAGATTGGATAGTTTCCTGTGAATGTGTAGTAAAAAGTTCTT encodes:
- the argS gene encoding arginine--tRNA ligase yields the protein MYQTIKTQLEAKLDLQDISLETPKNKDFGHYATPIAFTLAKTYKKSPQNIASDLAPKIQEIDIFEKVEVIGGYINLTLSSHFLDSMANHTLFHKATPAKKEQSILLEYVSANPTGPLHIGHARGAIFGDSLVKVGNYLGYNIKTEYYINDAGAQIQMLGLSIMLAGQEYLLNQSVEYPENYYKGEYIIDIAKLALEKFGKEIFTQENIPILSIFGKDLMLEEIKSNLSELGINFDFFVSEKELYSQWKDILEKLKTHNAIYEKDQKIWLKSEIFGDEKDRVIVRDNNEPTYLAGDIIYHHDKFIRKYAHYINIWGADHHGYINRIKASLEHLGFESNKLEIILAQMVSLLKGGQPYKMSKRAGNFILMKDVVADIGADALRFIFLSKKLDTALEFDLQELEKQDSSNPIFYINYANARIHTLFKKAQKEYDYSKVTLKNLKNKDALDLLFLALQLQKILQNAFEERALHKICEYLKNLAGVFHSFYNQYKILDTTNEAEFLKIFAVVSNTFTLAFHLLGIQIKTEM
- the gmk gene encoding guanylate kinase — encoded protein: MHNNMLILSGPSGSGKSTLFQILKQEFDNLYFSISTTTRAPRKGEMHGREYFFVTEKEFLQDIKENKFLEWAQVHQNYYGTSKIPIENALKEDRLIIFDVDVQGHRSIKKYYPFAKSIFITTPTDMILKQRLESRQSDDAITIQKRIQNAYEEMQHIHEFDFVIINDNINQASKSILAIAHSLSCTNFDALALNKKWKTI
- the tatA gene encoding twin-arginine translocase TatA/TatE family subunit; protein product: MGGFGSIWHWVIVLLVIVLLFGAKRIPELAKGLGSGIKNFKKAIKEDDEEEIEEIENKKQEKIAATKAEKVKNTKISKED